A region of uncultured Desulfobacter sp. DNA encodes the following proteins:
- a CDS encoding right-handed parallel beta-helix repeat-containing protein, which yields MKFLQFIIALSTLLLCTGAWCGDDIHYIDRDEDGFGVGRSYTSGPDADDNDPAVNTPQSMLKKFGTLDAFLIHKGYNVHRKIFISPAGNDDQAKVDLPDAPFATWTMVKKLLRPGDVVLFREGVYTEKISAKNLGGTKEIPIVIMSYPGETVIFRNCGKGSNGSAINIKGAWYLVLDGFIFDNQVVPGDGNGISLYGSTSYDWKPVHNIVIRNVEAMNTKSGLRAMVNIHDMLVENCVIHDTGSHNVYWGSNSNKQPNSNLVLRNSILYMGSKKLNGRHCFQHNGIVTGLIVENTICHTSVKGGGISIENGASDSIIRNNLIFNTSKMGVQFYSYKEPWGAPMVNNTVINNTIWIGYHSFIGKPEPKDHSGIMIKDGTGYLPIEYTKIQNNIIMTCNGPPIHISNETLAKTTFLNNNILYRVANESEKFLIWPVKTAAKFADKIISISDLNEFSDHMRNNRLSDPLFKKADMADYTNPQNFNFKLSENSPARQFAIKEVGSSGYDLNMKKRPPQQFDAGCYEF from the coding sequence ATGAAATTTCTGCAGTTTATAATTGCTTTGAGCACCCTTTTATTATGCACTGGTGCATGGTGCGGTGATGACATCCATTATATAGATCGGGACGAAGACGGTTTCGGAGTTGGGCGAAGTTATACATCAGGTCCGGATGCGGATGATAACGATCCTGCCGTCAATACACCTCAAAGCATGTTAAAAAAATTTGGAACATTGGACGCCTTTTTAATACATAAAGGCTATAACGTTCATCGAAAAATTTTCATATCTCCTGCCGGAAATGATGACCAGGCCAAAGTGGACCTACCTGATGCCCCATTTGCCACCTGGACTATGGTAAAAAAACTTCTTCGGCCTGGTGATGTGGTTCTTTTCAGAGAAGGAGTATACACTGAAAAGATTTCCGCTAAAAACCTTGGTGGAACCAAGGAAATACCAATTGTCATAATGAGCTACCCCGGAGAAACCGTAATTTTTAGAAATTGCGGTAAAGGAAGCAATGGATCTGCCATTAACATTAAAGGCGCATGGTATTTGGTGCTTGATGGATTTATTTTTGATAATCAAGTGGTTCCGGGAGATGGAAACGGTATTTCTTTATACGGCTCCACGTCCTACGACTGGAAGCCTGTCCATAATATTGTAATACGAAATGTCGAAGCCATGAATACAAAAAGCGGTCTGCGTGCCATGGTGAATATTCATGACATGCTGGTTGAAAATTGCGTCATTCATGACACAGGGTCACACAATGTCTATTGGGGCTCTAACAGTAACAAGCAGCCCAATTCGAACCTGGTTCTTCGCAACAGCATTTTGTACATGGGATCTAAGAAATTGAATGGCCGCCATTGTTTTCAGCATAATGGAATTGTGACCGGATTGATCGTAGAAAATACTATATGCCATACTTCGGTCAAGGGGGGCGGCATATCCATTGAAAACGGAGCTTCGGATTCAATTATCAGAAATAACCTGATATTCAACACCTCTAAAATGGGAGTGCAATTTTACAGCTACAAAGAACCATGGGGTGCTCCCATGGTCAATAATACGGTCATCAATAACACAATATGGATTGGATACCACAGTTTTATCGGAAAACCCGAGCCCAAAGATCATTCCGGCATCATGATAAAGGACGGTACGGGGTATCTGCCAATTGAATATACAAAGATTCAAAATAACATAATAATGACTTGCAATGGCCCTCCCATACATATTTCCAATGAAACGCTTGCAAAAACCACGTTCTTAAACAATAATATTTTATATCGGGTGGCAAATGAATCTGAAAAATTTCTTATCTGGCCTGTGAAAACTGCGGCTAAATTTGCAGATAAAATTATAAGTATCAGTGACCTGAATGAATTCAGCGACCACATGAGAAATAATAGACTTTCTGATCCGTTATTTAAAAAGGCAGATATGGCAGATTATACCAATCCACAAAATTTTAATTTTAAGCTGTCAGAAAATTCGCCGGCAAGACAATTTGCCATTAAGGAGGTGGGCTCTTCCGGATATGATTTAAATATGAAAAAAAGACCGCCACAACAGTTTGATGCCGGATGCTATGAGTTCTAA
- a CDS encoding phenylacetate--CoA ligase family protein, protein MIPFIARNIFRFQETLLGRPSFQILHELNKSQWWSRDQLEKLRSDRLNVLIHTAYSHTPYWKALMDSHKITPADIRTVKDLQQFPLLNKDTLREKREQMVWKEEGKRVQLVRTSGSTNEALEFYTSSSREAHINAARMRGHEWVGVRRGEKEMYYWGSPVELSKQDKIKRFRDFLINDGLSNGFELNKDRVQEYVSHWMAWKPKCLFGYPSTFVLTVSMCRDMGIDIGALKDRGLEVIITTSELLSDVDRNLISKAFGVPVYDSYGLREGGLMGHECDRGTMHCMDEQIIFETVDPETLEPTACEGELVVTNLVGRAFPIIRYRTGDIVTLSQKKCACGRQLSSIKISGGRAVEFIVTQTGKWVVGYSFIYIARMVKGIVKFQVVQEKLGEIQIRIAVDARFPENGKNQVRELARQRLNSDDKILVEIVNDIDPAPSGKYRPVISKVAEQLYKERSFS, encoded by the coding sequence ATGATACCCTTTATTGCCAGAAATATTTTTCGTTTTCAGGAAACGCTGCTGGGACGCCCCAGTTTTCAGATCCTTCATGAATTGAATAAAAGCCAGTGGTGGTCAAGGGATCAGCTTGAAAAATTAAGATCGGATCGATTGAATGTGCTGATTCATACGGCATATTCCCATACACCGTATTGGAAAGCGCTTATGGATTCCCATAAGATTACCCCTGCGGATATACGGACGGTGAAGGACCTGCAGCAATTCCCCTTGCTGAACAAAGACACCCTACGTGAAAAGCGTGAGCAGATGGTCTGGAAAGAAGAGGGAAAACGGGTGCAATTGGTTCGGACCAGCGGCTCCACCAATGAGGCTTTGGAATTCTACACCTCTTCCAGCCGGGAAGCCCACATCAATGCAGCCAGGATGCGAGGCCATGAATGGGTTGGCGTCCGCAGGGGAGAAAAGGAGATGTACTACTGGGGCTCCCCTGTGGAATTAAGCAAACAGGACAAAATCAAGCGGTTCAGGGATTTTCTTATCAATGACGGGCTGTCCAACGGTTTTGAACTGAATAAAGACCGGGTCCAGGAGTATGTCTCCCACTGGATGGCATGGAAGCCCAAATGCCTGTTTGGATATCCTTCCACTTTTGTTTTGACGGTCTCCATGTGCCGTGACATGGGGATTGATATTGGTGCACTTAAAGACAGAGGCCTTGAGGTGATTATTACTACATCCGAGCTGCTTTCGGATGTGGACCGTAATTTGATCAGTAAAGCGTTTGGAGTGCCGGTGTATGACTCCTACGGATTGCGGGAGGGAGGACTCATGGGGCACGAATGTGACCGGGGAACGATGCACTGCATGGACGAGCAGATCATCTTTGAAACCGTTGACCCAGAAACCTTGGAACCCACGGCCTGTGAGGGGGAACTGGTGGTCACGAATTTAGTTGGCAGAGCTTTTCCCATTATCCGCTACAGGACAGGTGATATTGTCACGCTTTCACAAAAAAAGTGTGCCTGCGGCAGACAATTGTCTTCAATTAAAATCAGCGGCGGCAGGGCCGTAGAGTTTATCGTAACCCAAACGGGGAAATGGGTCGTCGGCTACTCTTTCATCTATATTGCCAGGATGGTCAAAGGTATCGTTAAATTCCAGGTCGTTCAGGAAAAGCTTGGTGAGATTCAAATCCGGATTGCTGTGGACGCCCGGTTTCCGGAAAACGGCAAAAACCAGGTCAGGGAACTGGCCCGGCAGCGTTTGAACAGTGACGATAAGATCCTTGTGGAAATCGTTAACGATATTGACCCCGCACCCTCAGGAAAATATCGTCCGGTTATCAGCAAGGTCGCAGAACAACTTTATAAGGAACGGTCTTTTTCCTAG
- a CDS encoding glycosyltransferase gives MKVLSFSYCFPTQANPNWGIFVFQRTNALAKFVDLKVCSPVPWFPFLAPGGKTAHGNWKGLEISRPRFFYTPKFFKNNDARFYARGILPWVKKLCLNWQPDILDSHFIWPDGVAVSLIAQDLGIPYVITLRGKLFECMKEPSQVRQCTQALKKASAVISVSSGLAETAIELGADPSRMSVIPNGVDAQNFNIKEKNACRKSLGLPEDKKILVTVAHLGHRKGHHEVIRALAGLPENVCLVLVGGPAQGGTPETIMAEAEKSGVKKRIILTGPQSYDQVARYFSAADASVLASYREGCPNAVLESLACGTPVVATDVGAVRDILPVPGAGCIVPRKEVEPLKNGLKEVLAAKWDPESVIKASKVRSWEQVALDVQAVFRTIVKA, from the coding sequence GTGAAAGTTCTTTCATTTTCATATTGTTTTCCAACCCAAGCTAATCCTAACTGGGGGATTTTCGTTTTTCAACGGACTAATGCGCTGGCAAAATTTGTTGATCTGAAGGTTTGTTCTCCAGTTCCTTGGTTCCCCTTTCTGGCTCCTGGTGGAAAAACTGCTCATGGCAATTGGAAGGGGCTTGAAATTTCAAGGCCCAGATTTTTTTATACACCCAAATTTTTTAAAAATAACGATGCCCGATTTTACGCCAGAGGGATTTTACCCTGGGTCAAAAAACTATGCCTTAACTGGCAGCCAGATATATTGGACTCCCACTTTATCTGGCCGGATGGGGTGGCAGTATCCCTGATAGCACAAGATCTTGGTATACCTTATGTAATTACATTACGGGGTAAACTGTTTGAGTGCATGAAAGAACCTTCCCAGGTTAGACAATGCACTCAGGCTTTGAAGAAGGCCTCTGCAGTGATAAGTGTTTCCAGCGGCCTTGCCGAAACAGCCATAGAATTAGGGGCAGATCCTTCCAGGATGAGTGTCATTCCCAATGGTGTAGATGCTCAAAATTTTAATATCAAAGAAAAGAATGCCTGCAGGAAATCCCTTGGGCTGCCCGAGGATAAAAAGATATTGGTTACGGTGGCTCATCTGGGTCATCGAAAAGGTCACCATGAGGTGATCAGGGCGCTTGCCGGTTTACCCGAAAATGTCTGCCTGGTTCTTGTGGGTGGCCCTGCCCAGGGAGGAACTCCTGAGACCATCATGGCAGAGGCAGAAAAATCCGGTGTTAAAAAACGGATCATCCTTACAGGTCCCCAATCATATGACCAGGTGGCCCGGTATTTCAGTGCAGCCGATGCCAGTGTTCTGGCCTCTTATAGAGAAGGTTGTCCCAATGCTGTATTGGAGAGCCTTGCCTGCGGCACACCGGTTGTCGCAACAGATGTGGGAGCTGTGCGCGATATTTTGCCGGTTCCCGGTGCCGGCTGCATTGTGCCCAGGAAAGAGGTTGAACCATTGAAGAATGGCCTCAAAGAGGTTTTGGCAGCCAAATGGGATCCTGAATCAGTGATTAAGGCAAGCAAGGTCAGGTCATGGGAACAGGTTGCTCTTGATGTCCAAGCAGTGTTTAGAACAATTGTGAAAGCGTAG
- a CDS encoding tetratricopeptide repeat protein yields the protein MKHNIFIVFLSLLLFLSGRGVVFGQSARAYVDQLDKNAVYESKKGNYPLAFQYINKAIEIQPKRMDLYYHRAMIIGRAGDYGKAIIEFSRFVSNKKFPHAVRLRADCYMAIGMYERAVKDYLSFLKDAPRDGKVWSYLAEACFLVGNTKAALEAVQKGLAIRSHWSDRLRILHEQIISGKQIVPHKPLTN from the coding sequence ATGAAACATAATATATTCATTGTATTTTTAAGCCTATTGCTCTTTCTATCCGGAAGAGGCGTTGTTTTTGGACAATCTGCCAGGGCATATGTTGACCAACTTGATAAGAATGCTGTGTATGAAAGCAAAAAAGGCAACTATCCCCTGGCGTTTCAGTATATAAACAAAGCCATTGAAATCCAGCCTAAGCGGATGGATTTGTATTATCATCGAGCCATGATCATTGGGCGTGCAGGTGACTACGGCAAAGCCATCATAGAATTCAGCCGGTTTGTTTCCAACAAAAAATTTCCCCATGCTGTCCGGCTCAGAGCAGATTGCTACATGGCGATCGGAATGTATGAACGTGCGGTTAAAGATTATCTGAGCTTTTTGAAGGACGCGCCCAGGGATGGTAAGGTCTGGTCCTATTTAGCAGAGGCCTGTTTTCTAGTGGGCAACACAAAGGCTGCACTTGAGGCGGTTCAAAAAGGGCTTGCAATTAGATCACACTGGTCAGACAGGTTAAGGATTCTTCACGAGCAGATCATTTCCGGAAAGCAGATTGTTCCCCATAAACCATTAACAAATTGA
- a CDS encoding O-antigen ligase family protein, translating into MFSIKSLAFISIFLICSVGAIFLPHIGIYGYLADYCIGSSKQWWEAPFSGLGIRYSFTLASATIAGFVLQRNKLRFGFSIITIQEAFCLLFLLVMWMSYLGSDGTINRYVIVDHPTIKFTKVAIFALLMTHTITDRKKLSGLLWVFILCALALGLKSWDLPRRAYVSNRLEGIGGADFAESNFFASFMAAMLPLIGVQLLRSKKWIPRIICIISAAFTANAVVLCRSRGALVGIVMGSMAALVMAPKRFRKKIAIGLILGSMGGLYVADKQFLERISTIIVSQGQERDESAESRFRLWVAGAQMVFDKPFGIGVGNWYQTIGSYIPEYAGKDSHNTYVKCIAEMGVFGFLVFALVIYFSLTEIKRINRYSEYLPQDIQNDLKLFAFGIFITLAVILTCGLTITMIYTETVWILLMLPVCLRRTLENALLDHKENIQKNET; encoded by the coding sequence ATGTTTTCCATTAAATCGTTAGCTTTTATTTCAATATTTTTAATCTGCAGTGTCGGAGCCATTTTTCTTCCCCACATTGGGATTTACGGATATTTAGCAGATTATTGTATCGGGTCATCCAAACAATGGTGGGAAGCACCGTTCTCTGGCCTTGGCATTCGATATTCTTTTACCCTTGCTTCGGCTACCATAGCTGGTTTTGTTTTACAGAGAAACAAGCTTAGGTTCGGCTTTTCAATCATCACAATTCAGGAGGCGTTCTGCCTTTTATTTCTGCTGGTCATGTGGATGTCTTACCTTGGCAGCGATGGGACCATAAACAGGTATGTAATAGTAGATCACCCAACTATAAAATTTACAAAAGTCGCCATCTTTGCATTGCTGATGACTCATACCATAACGGACCGCAAAAAGCTTTCAGGGCTTTTGTGGGTTTTTATCCTTTGTGCCCTGGCATTGGGGCTTAAATCATGGGATTTGCCTAGACGAGCGTATGTCAGTAATCGTTTGGAGGGTATTGGCGGTGCTGATTTTGCGGAGTCAAATTTTTTCGCATCGTTTATGGCAGCTATGTTGCCGCTGATTGGAGTACAGCTTTTAAGAAGCAAGAAATGGATACCTCGCATCATTTGTATCATAAGTGCTGCATTTACAGCCAATGCCGTTGTGCTGTGCCGGAGTCGAGGCGCTTTGGTTGGGATTGTAATGGGTAGTATGGCTGCTTTGGTTATGGCACCCAAAAGGTTTCGGAAAAAAATTGCCATTGGACTTATTCTCGGGTCAATGGGCGGACTTTACGTGGCAGACAAACAATTTCTTGAAAGAATTTCAACCATTATTGTTTCCCAAGGCCAGGAAAGGGACGAATCTGCTGAAAGCCGGTTTAGGCTCTGGGTCGCAGGCGCGCAGATGGTATTCGATAAACCATTTGGTATTGGTGTCGGCAACTGGTATCAAACCATTGGCAGTTATATCCCCGAATATGCAGGAAAGGACTCCCACAATACATATGTAAAATGTATTGCAGAAATGGGTGTATTTGGATTTTTAGTTTTTGCATTAGTAATATATTTTAGTCTGACTGAAATCAAACGGATAAACCGATATTCAGAGTATTTACCTCAGGATATCCAGAACGATTTGAAATTGTTTGCTTTTGGCATATTTATTACGCTTGCAGTCATTCTTACATGCGGGCTTACCATCACCATGATTTATACAGAAACTGTCTGGATATTGCTGATGTTGCCGGTTTGTCTAAGGCGGACTCTTGAAAATGCATTGCTGGATCACAAAGAAAATATTCAAAAAAATGAAACATAA
- a CDS encoding polysaccharide deacetylase: MKPGIIFTFDVECSMGGAWGTNLKPIPPSRGMMGHYGTRQLGIPLICEILNRYGIKATFFLEPFNEELGYPGQTEPVCHYLMEHGQDVQLHVHPGHYHYGLKQQGKPFKMTDQIAELPLEFQQQMISEGADCLTSWTGRRPIAFRAGNMGASDDTLKILPQAGIWIDSSYTFPYVGGQCLFKEKERYNGSKWYGDVLEVALSGFRQPNWPGLYPSKPVDLMGSSFEECRDAVRMICDAGADAVLILHSFSLFKVKDIQYNGGKLNRIVTRRFEKFCKWLAENRTRYPDRTFSQLGKMVKEDGYSPKSAEPCLINKPARALTRKVVQGLNNFYFF; this comes from the coding sequence ATGAAACCAGGGATAATATTTACATTTGATGTAGAGTGCAGTATGGGAGGCGCCTGGGGAACCAATCTGAAACCAATCCCGCCGTCCAGGGGTATGATGGGGCATTACGGCACCAGGCAGCTTGGAATCCCGCTAATTTGTGAGATTTTGAATCGGTATGGTATTAAGGCCACGTTTTTCCTGGAACCATTTAATGAAGAACTCGGATATCCGGGACAAACAGAGCCGGTTTGTCATTATCTGATGGAACATGGCCAGGACGTGCAGCTCCATGTCCATCCCGGTCATTATCATTACGGTCTCAAGCAGCAGGGAAAACCCTTCAAGATGACGGATCAGATTGCCGAACTTCCCCTGGAATTTCAACAGCAAATGATTTCAGAAGGGGCTGACTGTCTTACCTCATGGACAGGCCGGAGACCAATTGCCTTCAGGGCAGGAAATATGGGGGCCTCTGACGATACACTTAAAATCCTGCCCCAAGCTGGAATATGGATAGACAGCAGTTATACCTTCCCCTATGTGGGGGGGCAGTGCCTGTTTAAAGAGAAAGAAAGGTATAACGGTTCAAAATGGTATGGAGATGTTCTTGAAGTGGCTCTGTCCGGATTTCGTCAGCCAAACTGGCCCGGACTTTATCCCAGCAAGCCTGTGGACCTGATGGGTTCTTCCTTTGAAGAGTGTCGCGATGCTGTGAGAATGATCTGTGATGCCGGGGCGGATGCTGTTTTGATTCTGCACAGTTTCAGCCTGTTTAAAGTAAAGGATATCCAGTATAACGGTGGTAAACTTAACCGGATTGTCACCCGACGGTTTGAAAAATTCTGTAAATGGCTGGCAGAAAACAGGACTCGCTACCCCGACCGGACCTTTTCCCAACTGGGGAAAATGGTTAAGGAAGATGGCTATTCCCCCAAGTCAGCCGAACCCTGCCTGATCAACAAACCGGCCCGGGCATTGACCCGGAAAGTTGTTCAAGGTTTAAATAATTTTTATTTTTTTTAA
- a CDS encoding glycosyltransferase, which yields MGGLEKLAIDICSHLPKDQFSAAICVLNPGGAMESRVDSDLVDLLCIRQYRGNDPTVPLRLARLLRNRQIDVLHSHSWGTLLEGIMAANIARVPTVIHSEHSTTDRRFRRIIAQRVGWAMVNQVVAVSDAVADRMTNIVNFPMKKIRVIPNGVNVAQFRRLGIPRCELREQFSLPDTEFLIGMVARFVPFKNHAGVLKALPKLHEAGINAHLALAGNGPLRDQLKMLSESLGIADKVHFLGNINQTCRFLNSLDVFVSNSTSGEGLSLAVLEAMACEVPVVATAVAEHPNVLDNGKAGSLIAPESEDALGETLLHLAKHPQVLTSFGQAARQRVLNRYNYDGMMTAYQQLYRR from the coding sequence ATGGGCGGTCTAGAAAAACTAGCCATCGACATTTGCAGTCATCTGCCAAAAGATCAATTTTCAGCAGCCATATGCGTTCTTAACCCGGGTGGCGCTATGGAGAGTCGCGTAGACTCCGATCTTGTGGATTTATTATGTATTCGGCAGTATAGGGGCAACGACCCCACCGTTCCTTTAAGGCTTGCACGGCTCTTGCGAAACCGGCAGATTGATGTACTGCACTCACACTCGTGGGGTACATTGCTGGAAGGCATCATGGCTGCCAATATAGCACGTGTGCCAACAGTAATTCACTCAGAGCACAGCACAACTGACCGACGATTCAGGCGCATCATTGCCCAACGCGTGGGATGGGCAATGGTGAATCAAGTTGTTGCCGTTTCAGACGCGGTAGCGGACAGAATGACGAACATTGTCAACTTTCCTATGAAAAAAATCCGCGTTATCCCCAACGGCGTCAACGTCGCACAGTTTCGACGTCTGGGTATTCCACGTTGCGAGTTACGTGAGCAGTTTAGCCTGCCTGATACCGAATTCTTAATCGGAATGGTGGCTCGATTCGTGCCTTTTAAAAACCATGCCGGGGTCCTGAAAGCCCTTCCTAAGCTGCACGAGGCAGGAATTAATGCTCACCTGGCATTGGCCGGTAATGGGCCTTTACGCGACCAATTAAAAATGCTGTCCGAATCCCTCGGAATTGCGGATAAGGTTCATTTCCTGGGCAACATTAACCAGACTTGCCGATTCCTGAATTCTCTTGATGTGTTTGTCTCCAACTCCACCTCTGGTGAGGGACTTTCGCTTGCCGTTCTCGAAGCGATGGCCTGTGAGGTTCCGGTAGTCGCAACGGCCGTTGCAGAGCATCCGAACGTCCTTGACAATGGCAAGGCAGGAAGTCTGATCGCTCCCGAGAGCGAGGATGCCTTGGGCGAAACTCTGCTGCATCTGGCAAAACACCCGCAGGTTCTTACGTCCTTCGGTCAAGCAGCCCGCCAACGTGTCTTAAACAGGTACAACTACGATGGCATGATGACAGCCTACCAGCAGCTATACAGACGATAG
- a CDS encoding serine acetyltransferase codes for MRTPMIDVDTIREDVYRIYGPATALGGRQLWFQIFRLAWEDPIFFRILVLRHYQWSRRKGVSNFPLMKIANFRLKAYIEINTLSIGPGLRIYHGDGIVIASGAVIGRGMTLEHQVTIGNRIGHEGELGCPTIGDDVFIGVGAKVLGAIHIGNNVRIGANAVVLHDVPNDATVVGIPGKVVRIAGACPAETDT; via the coding sequence TTGAGGACCCCCATGATTGACGTAGATACCATTCGGGAAGATGTATACCGCATTTACGGCCCGGCAACTGCACTTGGAGGCAGGCAACTCTGGTTTCAAATTTTTCGTTTAGCGTGGGAGGACCCGATCTTCTTCCGTATCCTGGTTCTTCGCCACTATCAATGGAGTAGGCGCAAGGGAGTATCTAATTTCCCCCTGATGAAAATCGCCAACTTCCGCCTGAAAGCATATATCGAGATAAACACCCTGTCCATAGGTCCCGGCCTGCGTATCTACCACGGGGACGGGATTGTAATTGCCAGTGGTGCCGTAATCGGTCGCGGAATGACCCTTGAGCATCAGGTGACCATCGGCAACCGGATAGGTCATGAGGGTGAACTGGGGTGCCCCACAATTGGGGATGATGTCTTCATCGGCGTAGGTGCTAAGGTGCTCGGCGCCATTCATATTGGAAACAATGTTCGCATCGGCGCCAACGCAGTCGTGCTCCATGATGTCCCCAACGACGCCACTGTAGTTGGAATCCCGGGTAAAGTTGTCCGTATTGCGGGCGCTTGTCCGGCGGAAACTGATACCTAA
- a CDS encoding ATP-grasp domain-containing protein — translation MYAVKPFIKEKIKEKDRRRRVLAMVGDTQVGLWVVRNLAMNGLTVHSIVKSKQGQSAHSRFSSSAWVLESPTYSPDFINEIKELIKLLDVGSIMPVAEGYHNVLIDVRDQFEPDVHLFSPARDVFDKATDKDYMQDLCQKLGVPVAKGMRLDQFIFDKSALKFPLVFRTRRQNIQGGQAPWKAAYAENETQFNKVYNQVRNFADNIIVQEYCPGAEDHVQVLMHKGEPFMVGDYIGEHHMPLAGGVTTQRITCCHQPLIDNAVKLFKEIGYEGLGGVQYHYDSETDQYIFLEINPRFIGGTPTLIMAGFNTSFLFWQSHFEPEKMKKTKYRLGLRSRILGGDANWMIGMIRGDQLPPGQKRLGKVETVLRFLWNCLPWTKDDTFMLSDPKPFMVDFFQMAKKLGAQGHDIIGNPESQDRSH, via the coding sequence ATGTATGCTGTAAAACCGTTCATCAAAGAGAAAATCAAAGAAAAGGACAGGAGGCGAAGAGTTCTTGCCATGGTTGGTGATACCCAGGTGGGGTTATGGGTGGTCAGAAACCTGGCCATGAACGGTCTGACTGTTCATTCTATTGTTAAATCAAAGCAGGGACAATCAGCCCACAGCCGCTTCTCCAGCAGTGCATGGGTCTTGGAATCCCCGACTTACAGCCCAGACTTTATCAATGAAATTAAGGAGCTGATTAAGCTGCTGGATGTAGGTTCCATCATGCCTGTTGCGGAAGGCTATCATAACGTTCTTATAGATGTTCGGGATCAGTTTGAGCCCGATGTGCATCTGTTCTCTCCTGCCCGGGACGTTTTTGATAAGGCAACGGACAAGGATTATATGCAGGATTTATGTCAGAAATTAGGCGTTCCTGTGGCCAAAGGTATGCGCCTGGACCAGTTCATTTTTGATAAAAGCGCATTGAAATTTCCTTTGGTCTTCAGAACCCGGAGACAGAATATTCAAGGGGGGCAAGCGCCCTGGAAAGCAGCTTATGCAGAAAATGAGACCCAGTTCAATAAGGTATATAACCAGGTCCGCAATTTTGCAGATAATATCATCGTCCAGGAATACTGCCCCGGAGCAGAAGACCATGTTCAGGTTCTGATGCACAAAGGCGAACCGTTTATGGTGGGAGATTATATTGGTGAACACCATATGCCCCTGGCCGGGGGTGTGACCACCCAGCGGATCACCTGCTGTCATCAGCCTTTAATTGATAACGCCGTGAAACTATTTAAGGAGATTGGCTACGAAGGGCTGGGCGGTGTTCAATACCATTACGACTCTGAAACTGATCAGTACATTTTTCTTGAGATTAACCCCAGATTTATCGGGGGAACACCAACCTTGATAATGGCGGGTTTTAATACCTCGTTTCTTTTCTGGCAGAGCCATTTTGAGCCTGAAAAAATGAAAAAAACAAAGTATCGTCTGGGATTGAGATCCAGGATTCTTGGCGGGGACGCCAACTGGATGATTGGTATGATTCGGGGGGATCAATTGCCTCCGGGCCAGAAGCGGCTTGGCAAAGTAGAGACGGTGTTACGGTTTTTGTGGAATTGCCTTCCCTGGACAAAGGATGATACTTTTATGCTCTCAGATCCTAAGCCTTTTATGGTTGATTTTTTTCAGATGGCTAAAAAGTTGGGAGCCCAGGGGCATGATATTATTGGGAACCCGGAATCTCAGGATCGTTCGCATTGA